The following proteins are encoded in a genomic region of Oryctolagus cuniculus chromosome 6, mOryCun1.1, whole genome shotgun sequence:
- the LOC138850093 gene encoding ral guanine nucleotide dissociation stimulator-like codes for MLYLAEVCAMRTLQPDTKEMLLDALVQGPLGKRICYFNTFLCTYSDFSTIPYYLDQIFDRNMASCLQSCKAKYKAEFCDRTDLPLLKMKVGSKQVRLPRGDLQTHACFLRVRMAYPNPTQAEAVAPALFARLQSCQTLALEPDPPLLTELEPLLETGSISKLRLPPCAESAPKTTTKVSCACLGPANNQPRKMASITTFPAKLLAEQFTLMDAVSSGLVSAGIKAADRARVVEHWIKVAKVS; via the exons atgctctacttggcagaggtctgtgccatgcggaccctacagccagacactaaagagatgctgctggatgccctggtccagggccccctgggaaaaaggatctgctacttcaacaccttcctgtgtacatacagcgacttctccaccattccgtattacttagaccagatattcgacag gaacatggcttcctgtttgcaaagctgcaaagccaagtacaaggccgaattctgcgatcgcacggatctcccgcttctcaagatgaaggtcggatccaagcaggtccgcttgcccagaggagacctgcagacccatgcgtgctttctgcgtgtcaggatggcctacccaaatcccacacaggcagaagcagtcg ctcctgctctatttgccaggctgcagtcatgccaaacactggctttagagccagatcccccactgctcacagagctagaacctcttctggagacaggatccatttcaaaactgaggctgccaccatgcgcagaatcagcaccaaagacaactaccaaagtctcctgcgcatgtctgggacctgcaaacaaccagcctcgcaagatggctagcatcaccacattccccgccaagctgctggcggaacagttcacactgatggacgcggtgagcagcgggcttgtctcggcagg cataAAGGCAGcggacagggcccgcgtggtggaacactggatcaaggtggccaaggtaagctga